The following proteins come from a genomic window of Perognathus longimembris pacificus isolate PPM17 chromosome 12, ASM2315922v1, whole genome shotgun sequence:
- the Ebag9 gene encoding receptor-binding cancer antigen expressed on SiSo cells isoform X3, whose product MAITQFRLFKVCTCLATVFSFLKRLICRSGRGRKLSGDQITLPTTVDYSSVPKQTDVEEWTSWDEDAPTSVKIEGGNGTVASQQNALEQLEPDYFKDMTPTIRKTQKIVIKKREPLNFGIPDGSTGFSSRLAATQDMPFIHQSSELGDLDTWQENTNAWEEEEDAAWQAEEVLRQQKIADREKRAAEQQRKKMEKEAQRLMKKEQNKIGVKLS is encoded by the exons ATGGCCATCACTCAGTTTCGACTATTTAAAGTTTGTACCTGCTTAGCAACAGTATTCTCATTTCTAAAGAGATTAATATGCAG GTCTGGCAGAGGAAGAAAATTAAGTGGAGACCAAATAACTTTGCCAACTACAGTTGATTATTCTTCAGTTCCAAAGCAG ACAGATGTGGAGGAATGGACTTCCTGGGATGAAGATGCACCCACAAGTGTAAAGATTGAAGGAGGGAATGGCACAGTGGCATCACAACAAAATGCTTTGGAACAACTGGAACCTGACTATTTTAAGGACATGACACCAACTATAAGGAAAACTCAGAAA ATTGTTATTAAGAAGAGAGAACCTTTAAATTTTGGCATCCCAGATGGTAGCACAGGTTTCTCCAGTAGACTAGCAGCTACACAAGATATGCCGTTTATTCATCAGTCG TCTGAATTAGGTGACTTAGACACTTGGCAAGAAAATACTAATGcatgggaagaggaagaagatgcagCCTGGCAAGCAGAAGAAGTTCTGAG GCAGCAGAAAATAgcagacagagaaaaaagagcagcagaacaacaaaggaagaaaatggaaaaggaagcacAGAGGCTAATGAAGAAGGAACAGAACAAAATTGGTGTGAAACTTTCATAA